Proteins encoded by one window of Crassostrea angulata isolate pt1a10 chromosome 9, ASM2561291v2, whole genome shotgun sequence:
- the LOC128163479 gene encoding uncharacterized protein LOC128163479 — translation MKILIICIFICMSFVGQALLFHSPVSNRMYHYSKGVSLRPMVKQIPEKQGRTTLDKDELRFWWCFKSGGQLAFSLRYCLVYVNILRAFQHDRNLGHLLHRFHSFGK, via the exons ATGAAAATACTGATTATATGCATCTTCATATGTATGTCTTTCGTTGGTCAAG ccTTGCTTTTCCATTCACCGGTCAGCAATAGAATGTACCACTACAGCAAGGGAGTCTCTCTGAGACCTATGGTCAAACAAATACCAGAAAAACAAGGTAGGACAACTCTCGACAAGGACGAGCTTCGGTTCTGGTGGTGCTTTAAATCGGGAGGTCAATTAGCATTTTCCCTCCGATATTGTTTAG tCTACGTGAATATCTTACGAGCCTTCCAGCATGATAGAAACCTTGGGCATTTGCTTCATAGATTTCACAGCTTTGGGAAATGa